A genome region from Nicotiana tabacum cultivar K326 chromosome 13, ASM71507v2, whole genome shotgun sequence includes the following:
- the LOC142168192 gene encoding uncharacterized protein LOC142168192 has protein sequence MSINEEVVGSLVAASMSTELVEHNHPLYIHPSDTQGSVLIPIQLQGSKNYSIWSRSMKIVLHGKNKLGFVLCTCRKNKYDTSLHELWATCNDIVLAWIMNTVSLSLISSVIYASDAYTVWEDLKEIFDKDNASSACYLHKKITTLTQGISYVSVYYTKLRELWDEYETLTPPPTCGYAESRKHVEHYHI, from the coding sequence ATGTCGATCAATGAAGAGGTAGTTGGTTCTCTTGTTGCTGCTTCAATGTCTACAGAACTTGTCGAACACAATCATCCTCTCTACATTCATCCTTCCGATACTCAAGGTTCTGTTCTCATCCCTATTCAGCTTCAAGGTTCAAAAAACTATTCTATTTGGAGTAGATCTATGAAAATCGTATTGCATGGTAAAAATAAATTAGGCTTTGTCCTATGCACTTGTAGAAAAAACAAATATGATACTAGTTTGCATGAATTGTGGGCTACATGCAATGATATTGTACTTGCTTGGATAATGAACACAGTTTCACTAAGTTTAATTAGTTCAGTGATCTATGCTTCCGATGCATACACAGTGTGGGAGGATCTTAAGGAAATATTTGATAAAGATAATGCGTCTAGTGCTTGCTATTTGCACAAGAAAATTACCACATTAACTCAAGGCATATCCTATGTGTCTGTGTATTACACTAAATTGAGAGAGTTGTGGGACGAGTATGAAACTttaactccaccacctacttgtGGTTATGCTGAATCAAGGAAACATGTAGAACACTATCATATATAG